The following are from one region of the Hydrogenimonas sp. SS33 genome:
- the rplL gene encoding 50S ribosomal protein L7/L12, translated as MAITKEELFEYIEGLSVLELNELVKEFEERFGVSATPMVVAGAAGGEAGGAAEEKTEFDVVLTSPGAKKINVIKVVREITGLGLKEAKEAVDNAPTTIKEGVSKEEAEEIKKKFEEAGATVEVK; from the coding sequence ATGGCAATTACCAAAGAAGAACTGTTCGAATATATCGAAGGTCTGTCTGTTCTCGAACTCAACGAGCTCGTGAAAGAATTTGAAGAGCGCTTCGGCGTTTCCGCGACTCCGATGGTCGTCGCAGGTGCAGCTGGCGGAGAAGCCGGCGGTGCCGCCGAAGAGAAAACCGAATTCGACGTCGTTCTGACAAGCCCCGGCGCGAAGAAGATCAACGTCATCAAAGTCGTTCGCGAAATCACCGGTCTCGGACTCAAAGAGGCCAAAGAGGCGGTCGACAACGCTCCCACCACGATCAAAGAGGGTGTCAGCAAGGAAGAGGCCGAAGAGATCAAGAAGAAATTCGAAGAAGCCGGCGCGACTGTCGAAGTTAAATAA
- the rplJ gene encoding 50S ribosomal protein L10 yields the protein MTRSEKEQLVAQLSDAFANANCVVIVDFKGMTVKEMEGFRKIGYEAGLGARVIKNTLASLAFKNAGVEGVELVDTNMAVWGEDPITTAKAVANYAKENDKFVIKGGVIDKQAVDAAKIIEYSKLASKEELLGMLLSVWTAPLRNFAAGLDALARKKEEEAA from the coding sequence ATGACACGAAGCGAGAAAGAACAGCTGGTCGCCCAACTGTCCGACGCATTCGCCAACGCCAACTGTGTCGTCATCGTCGATTTCAAAGGGATGACGGTCAAAGAGATGGAAGGCTTCCGCAAGATCGGCTACGAAGCCGGACTCGGTGCCCGGGTCATCAAGAACACACTGGCGTCTCTGGCGTTCAAGAATGCGGGCGTCGAAGGCGTCGAGCTTGTCGACACCAACATGGCGGTCTGGGGCGAAGACCCCATCACGACGGCCAAAGCGGTCGCCAACTATGCCAAAGAGAACGACAAGTTCGTCATCAAAGGCGGCGTCATCGACAAACAGGCGGTCGACGCGGCGAAGATCATCGAGTACAGCAAACTCGCCAGCAAAGAGGAGCTGCTCGGTATGCTGCTCTCCGTCTGGACGGCTCCGCTGCGCAACTTCGCAGCCGGCCTCGACGCACTGGCACGCAAAAAAGAAGAAGAGGCCGCCTGA
- the rplA gene encoding 50S ribosomal protein L1, with amino-acid sequence MSKKLSKRVQKLLEKIDTNKTYSIEEATKLVKDLKSANFDETVEVAMRLNVDPRHADQMVRGAVVLPHGTGKNVRVAVFAKGAKADEAKEAGADVVGAEDLVEQIQNGDLNFDIVIATPDMMGQVGKIGRILGPKGLMPNPKTGTVTMDVAQAVKNAKGGQVNFRVDKKGNIHAGIGKASFDADKLAENLKTFVAAINRQKPAAAKGRYIQNAALSLTMSPSVKLDTNELMEIK; translated from the coding sequence ATGTCCAAGAAACTTTCCAAACGGGTACAGAAGCTGCTCGAAAAAATCGATACGAACAAAACATACTCTATTGAAGAGGCGACAAAACTGGTCAAGGATCTCAAATCCGCCAATTTTGACGAGACCGTCGAAGTGGCGATGCGCCTCAACGTCGACCCGCGCCATGCGGACCAGATGGTACGCGGTGCCGTCGTCCTTCCCCACGGGACGGGCAAGAACGTCCGCGTCGCCGTCTTCGCCAAGGGCGCGAAAGCGGATGAGGCGAAAGAGGCGGGTGCCGACGTGGTCGGTGCGGAAGACCTGGTCGAACAGATCCAAAACGGTGACCTGAACTTCGACATTGTCATTGCAACGCCCGATATGATGGGCCAGGTCGGTAAGATCGGCCGTATTCTGGGACCCAAGGGCCTGATGCCCAACCCCAAAACCGGTACCGTCACGATGGATGTCGCCCAGGCGGTCAAGAACGCCAAAGGCGGACAGGTCAACTTCCGTGTCGACAAGAAGGGTAACATCCATGCCGGCATAGGCAAAGCGAGCTTCGACGCCGACAAACTGGCCGAGAACCTGAAAACCTTCGTCGCGGCGATCAACCGCCAGAAGCCTGCCGCGGCCAAGGGTCGTTACATCCAAAACGCGGCGCTCTCTCTGACGATGAGCCCCTCCGTCAAGCTCGACACCAACGAACTGATGGAGATCAAATAA
- the rplK gene encoding 50S ribosomal protein L11 codes for MAKKVVDEFKLQIPAGKANPSPPVGPALGQRGVNIMEFCKAFNEKTKDMMGYNIPVVITVYSDRSFTFITKKPPVTDLIKKEIGLQKGSDNPLKNKVGKITKEQIMNIVKTKMDDLNAHDEEAAARIIEGSCRSMGVEVVD; via the coding sequence ATGGCAAAAAAAGTCGTAGACGAATTCAAGTTGCAAATTCCTGCCGGAAAGGCGAACCCCTCTCCTCCGGTAGGTCCCGCACTCGGACAGCGCGGCGTCAACATCATGGAGTTCTGTAAAGCGTTCAACGAAAAGACGAAAGATATGATGGGTTACAATATCCCCGTCGTCATCACCGTCTATTCCGACCGAAGTTTCACCTTCATCACCAAGAAACCGCCGGTCACCGACCTGATCAAAAAAGAGATCGGTCTGCAAAAGGGTAGTGACAACCCGCTGAAGAACAAAGTGGGCAAGATCACCAAAGAGCAGATCATGAACATCGTCAAAACCAAGATGGATGACCTGAACGCCCACGACGAAGAGGCGGCCGCCCGCATCATCGAAGGCAGCTGCCGAAGCATGGGTGTCGAAGTCGTCGACTAA
- the nusG gene encoding transcription termination/antitermination protein NusG gives MSAKWYAIQTHSGSEKSVKRAIETMTEQLGLQDKIEEIVVPTEDVIEVKNGKKKITERSLYPGYVFAKMDLDTDLWHKIQSLPKVSRFIGESKKPTPLNEKDVRNILDKVENRAAPKPKISFEPGEMVRIIDGPFANFTGMVEEYDMEHGKLKLNVSIFGRSTPVEILYSQVEKII, from the coding sequence ATGTCAGCGAAATGGTATGCGATTCAGACACACTCGGGCAGTGAAAAGAGTGTCAAACGTGCGATCGAAACGATGACGGAACAGCTGGGACTTCAGGACAAGATCGAAGAGATCGTCGTCCCCACGGAAGATGTCATCGAAGTGAAAAACGGCAAGAAGAAGATTACGGAGCGCTCCCTCTATCCCGGCTACGTCTTTGCGAAGATGGACCTGGATACGGACCTTTGGCACAAGATCCAGTCTCTGCCCAAAGTCTCCCGCTTCATCGGCGAATCAAAAAAACCGACGCCCCTGAACGAGAAGGATGTCCGGAACATCCTCGACAAGGTGGAGAACCGGGCGGCTCCGAAACCGAAAATCTCTTTCGAACCTGGCGAAATGGTCCGGATCATCGACGGCCCCTTCGCCAACTTCACCGGCATGGTGGAAGAGTACGACATGGAGCACGGCAAGCTGAAACTCAACGTTTCCATCTTCGGCCGTAGCACACCGGTCGAGATTCTCTACTCCCAGGTCGAGAAGATCATCTAA
- the secE gene encoding preprotein translocase subunit SecE, with amino-acid sequence MEKLISYVNAAKIELSKVIFPTKLQVRQAFFAVFVVVTVVSLFLALIDLIMASTLSALI; translated from the coding sequence ATGGAAAAACTGATCAGTTACGTCAACGCTGCAAAAATAGAATTGTCCAAAGTTATTTTTCCCACAAAATTGCAGGTTCGACAGGCGTTTTTCGCCGTATTCGTCGTCGTAACGGTCGTATCGCTTTTCCTAGCTCTGATCGACCTGATCATGGCATCGACACTCTCGGCCCTCATTTAA
- the rpmG gene encoding 50S ribosomal protein L33, translated as MRINIGLKCSECGEINYTTSKNSKTHTEKFETRKYCPRCNKHTIHKEVKLKS; from the coding sequence ATGAGAATCAATATCGGTCTCAAGTGCAGCGAGTGTGGTGAGATCAACTACACGACAAGCAAGAACTCGAAGACTCATACGGAGAAGTTCGAGACGCGCAAATATTGTCCCCGCTGCAACAAGCACACCATTCACAAAGAAGTGAAACTCAAAAGCTGA
- the tuf gene encoding elongation factor Tu yields MAKEKFERTKPHVNIGTIGHVDHGKTTLTAAITAVLATKGEAELMDYDQIDNAPEERERGITIATSHVEYETDKRHYAHVDCPGHADYVKNMITGAAQMDGAILVVSAADGPMPQTREHILLSRQVGVPYIVVFMNKADMVDDEELLELVEMEIRELLNEYDFPGDDTPVVAGSALKALEEAKAGQIGEWSQKILELMDAVDEYIPTPERETDKDFLMPIEDVFSISGRGTVVTGRIERGKVCVGDEVEIVGIRDTQKTTVTGVEMFRKEMDCGEAGDNCGVLLRGTKKEEVERGMVLCKPGSITPHTKFEAEIYVLTKEEGGRHTPFFNGYRPQFYVRTTDVTGAITLPEGTEMVMPGDNVKITAELIAPIALEEGTRFAIREGGRTVGAGVVSKIIE; encoded by the coding sequence ATGGCTAAGGAAAAATTCGAACGAACCAAGCCGCACGTCAACATCGGTACCATCGGTCACGTCGACCACGGTAAAACTACGCTGACCGCAGCGATCACTGCCGTTCTCGCCACCAAAGGCGAAGCGGAGCTGATGGACTACGATCAGATCGACAACGCTCCCGAAGAGCGCGAGCGCGGTATTACCATCGCGACATCACACGTCGAGTACGAAACCGACAAGCGCCACTATGCGCACGTCGACTGCCCCGGCCACGCCGACTACGTCAAAAACATGATTACCGGTGCCGCTCAGATGGACGGCGCGATTCTCGTCGTTTCCGCAGCGGACGGCCCGATGCCCCAGACCCGTGAGCACATCCTGCTCTCCCGCCAGGTCGGCGTTCCCTACATCGTCGTATTCATGAACAAAGCGGACATGGTCGACGACGAAGAGCTTCTCGAACTGGTCGAAATGGAGATCCGCGAACTCCTCAACGAGTACGATTTTCCCGGTGACGACACTCCCGTCGTTGCAGGTTCCGCACTCAAAGCGCTGGAAGAGGCGAAAGCCGGTCAGATCGGTGAATGGAGCCAGAAGATCCTCGAGCTGATGGATGCCGTCGACGAGTACATCCCGACTCCCGAGCGCGAAACGGACAAAGATTTCCTGATGCCGATCGAAGACGTCTTCTCCATCTCCGGCCGTGGTACGGTCGTTACCGGTCGTATCGAGCGCGGTAAAGTCTGCGTCGGTGACGAAGTCGAAATCGTCGGTATCCGCGACACGCAGAAGACAACCGTTACCGGTGTCGAAATGTTCCGCAAAGAGATGGACTGCGGCGAAGCGGGCGACAACTGTGGTGTTCTGCTCCGCGGTACGAAAAAAGAGGAAGTCGAGCGCGGTATGGTTCTCTGTAAACCCGGCTCCATCACGCCTCACACCAAATTCGAAGCTGAAATCTACGTTCTGACCAAAGAGGAAGGCGGACGCCATACACCCTTCTTCAACGGTTACCGCCCGCAGTTCTACGTTCGTACGACTGACGTCACCGGTGCCATCACCCTGCCTGAAGGTACCGAAATGGTTATGCCCGGCGACAACGTCAAAATCACGGCGGAACTGATCGCACCGATCGCCCTCGAAGAGGGAACCCGCTTCGCGATCCGCGAAGGTGGACGTACTGTCGGCGCCGGTGTCGTTTCCAAGATCATCGAGTAA
- a CDS encoding nitrite/sulfite reductase, translated as MYLAPEHLVEKRYEKYKANIRPYDFFEQIDTLDFENLGVGDRIYLQDYGIFNSEIEEESFMLRVRVPGGRIRGEHFVRIAEIAESEDLSVVLTARSGLQLHGLEAENVLAVFREINAMEGLSTWQTFGDNVRNVVTDPYDGRGQSCEIEAFPIIEALQAHFLKNPELVGMLPRRISIGITGMRENSWPLFSNDLFLGLAEREGVKGFNVYMGGKNTEISQDADIFIPESEAADFAMAVVMAFDRYGLREKRMKSRLYHMIEHYGMAQVKAFIAEFYQKPWEGAGRSLLEKRHFGDWESLADGSWGYRHHTDYGLILPHEMAELGAFVQNSGAELRIGIDQQLYLLGLAEKEVPFSERDTSPTVVACAGSDYCPFSYWSIKKEAHYLPVEKLVEHDIKVGFSGCMKGCGRHKHTDIGIVGLRNAKFGRNDQSARIFLGYESAQSKKTGEVVFRTVPAEELNTVVSLLIEVYEESGIAGFERFTHEVLNRFDEAFLEFFFLARRATGRKIPLDPKEEPRTLAESFGGEDFVETALKEGWKKGSDAIIARLWHAETIREVAHMDPSKRRSR; from the coding sequence ATGTATCTCGCCCCCGAACACCTGGTGGAAAAACGGTATGAAAAGTACAAGGCCAACATCCGCCCCTATGACTTTTTCGAGCAGATCGACACGCTCGATTTTGAAAACCTGGGGGTGGGGGACCGTATCTATCTGCAGGATTACGGCATCTTCAACTCCGAAATAGAAGAGGAGAGCTTCATGCTCCGTGTGCGCGTGCCCGGCGGGCGCATCCGGGGGGAGCATTTCGTGCGCATCGCCGAAATCGCCGAAAGCGAAGATCTCTCCGTGGTGCTGACGGCCCGCTCGGGTTTGCAGCTGCACGGGCTGGAGGCGGAGAATGTGCTGGCGGTTTTTCGCGAAATCAACGCGATGGAGGGTCTGAGCACCTGGCAGACCTTCGGCGACAATGTGCGCAATGTGGTGACCGACCCCTACGACGGGCGGGGCCAAAGCTGCGAGATCGAAGCCTTTCCCATCATCGAAGCCCTGCAGGCACACTTTCTGAAGAACCCGGAGCTGGTGGGGATGCTGCCGCGGCGCATCTCCATCGGCATCACCGGCATGCGGGAGAACAGCTGGCCGCTCTTTTCCAACGACCTCTTCCTGGGGCTGGCGGAGAGGGAGGGTGTCAAAGGTTTCAACGTCTACATGGGGGGCAAAAACACCGAAATATCCCAGGATGCCGATATCTTCATTCCCGAAAGCGAAGCGGCGGATTTCGCCATGGCAGTCGTCATGGCCTTCGACCGCTACGGCCTGCGGGAGAAGCGGATGAAGAGCCGCCTCTACCATATGATCGAACACTACGGCATGGCGCAGGTCAAAGCCTTCATCGCCGAGTTTTACCAAAAACCGTGGGAGGGAGCGGGGCGGTCGCTGCTTGAAAAGCGCCACTTCGGCGACTGGGAGTCGCTGGCGGACGGCTCCTGGGGATACCGCCACCATACCGACTACGGCCTCATCCTCCCCCATGAGATGGCCGAGTTGGGGGCTTTCGTGCAAAACAGCGGCGCCGAGCTGCGCATCGGCATCGACCAGCAGCTCTACCTGCTGGGACTGGCGGAGAAGGAGGTGCCCTTTTCGGAGCGCGACACTTCGCCGACGGTCGTGGCCTGTGCCGGAAGCGACTACTGCCCCTTCTCCTACTGGAGCATCAAGAAAGAGGCCCATTACCTGCCGGTCGAAAAGCTGGTGGAACACGATATCAAGGTCGGATTTTCCGGCTGCATGAAAGGGTGCGGGCGCCACAAACATACCGACATCGGCATCGTCGGCCTGCGCAACGCCAAATTCGGCCGCAACGACCAGTCGGCCCGAATCTTCCTGGGTTACGAATCGGCCCAAAGCAAAAAGACGGGGGAGGTGGTCTTCCGCACGGTGCCGGCGGAGGAGCTCAATACCGTCGTCTCCCTGCTCATCGAGGTCTACGAAGAGAGCGGCATCGCCGGTTTCGAACGCTTCACCCACGAGGTGCTGAACCGTTTCGACGAAGCCTTTCTGGAGTTCTTTTTCCTCGCCAGGCGGGCCACCGGCCGCAAAATTCCCCTCGACCCGAAAGAGGAGCCGAGGACGCTGGCCGAAAGTTTCGGCGGGGAGGATTTCGTCGAAACCGCGCTGAAAGAGGGGTGGAAAAAGGGAAGCGACGCCATTATCGCCCGGCTCTGGCATGCCGAAACGATCCGGGAAGTCGCCCATATGGACCCCTCCAAACGCAGGAGCCGGTAG
- a CDS encoding M23 family metallopeptidase, with product MKIWAFFLFLSFELLFARVPHTVPGSVLTIPYTFSNPVPTLFGHRAAACHRHGKKVWLLAVPLWVKPGRYSVTVPPKHLVVSVVPKAYKIQRIVLKNDRRVSPPRSVYVRLKREARRKKRAKAFRSASVADADFIWPVKGVVSSAFGLRRFFNGKPRAPHRGLDIAASEGMPVRAASAGRVVEAGDFFFSGNLVFIEHGQGLTSLYAHMSRIVVRPGDKVAKGQVIGYVGHTGRATGPHLHFGVLIDGAYVDPAALLPNKRVRRQPSAPKRNPRNELPKPS from the coding sequence ATGAAAATATGGGCCTTTTTTCTTTTCCTCTCTTTTGAACTTCTTTTTGCCCGGGTGCCCCATACCGTGCCCGGCTCCGTTTTGACGATTCCCTACACCTTTTCCAACCCGGTCCCCACACTCTTCGGCCATCGTGCGGCGGCATGCCACAGACACGGCAAAAAGGTGTGGCTTCTGGCCGTACCCCTTTGGGTGAAGCCGGGCCGCTATAGCGTGACGGTCCCCCCGAAACATCTGGTCGTCAGCGTGGTACCGAAGGCTTATAAAATCCAGCGCATCGTGCTCAAAAACGACAGGCGGGTCAGTCCGCCCAGGTCGGTCTATGTGAGGTTGAAGCGGGAGGCCCGCCGCAAAAAGCGGGCGAAAGCGTTTCGTTCCGCCAGTGTGGCGGATGCCGATTTCATCTGGCCCGTCAAGGGGGTCGTCAGCAGCGCTTTCGGACTGCGGCGCTTTTTCAACGGCAAGCCCCGCGCGCCCCACCGGGGGCTCGACATCGCCGCGTCGGAGGGGATGCCGGTTCGCGCCGCTTCCGCGGGCAGGGTGGTGGAGGCGGGCGACTTTTTCTTCAGCGGGAACCTTGTTTTCATCGAACACGGGCAGGGGTTGACGAGCCTTTATGCCCATATGAGCCGCATCGTTGTCAGGCCCGGCGACAAGGTCGCCAAAGGGCAGGTCATCGGCTATGTGGGCCATACGGGCCGGGCGACGGGGCCGCATCTGCATTTCGGCGTGCTCATAGACGGCGCCTATGTCGACCCGGCGGCCCTCCTGCCTAACAAAAGGGTGCGTCGGCAGCCAAGCGCGCCGAAACGAAACCCGCGAAATGAACTTCCTAAACCCTCTTGA
- a CDS encoding DEAD/DEAH box helicase, with translation MTFHDLQLNHHILKAVDATGYSEPTPIQAEAVPAVLAGHDLLAAAQTGTGKTAAFTLPMLEKLARHKAEGKRHVRALVLTPTRELAAQVHAQVRTYGKFLKLKSAEIYGGVNIYPQTKVLRSGVDILVATPGRLLDHMNQGHLDLSRLEILVLDEADRMLDMGFIHDIKKIIAETPKNRQTLLFSATFSPEIKRLSHTILHEPRTIKVAADNTAAERIKQTVHPVDRAKKADLLSYLIGNNGWNQVLVFTRTKHGADKLSKRLSADGLPSTAIHGNKTQAARMKALKAFKDGRVRVLVATDVAARGIDIDKLGQVVNFDLPEVAEDYVHRIGRTGRAGNAGEAFSLVCIDEKHLLHRIEKLTGVGIEKVLVEGFHPDPTIRPEPVKKRSNNRRRGGFSGQGYAKPRHGSGFKNRNHA, from the coding sequence ATGACTTTTCATGACCTTCAACTCAACCACCACATCCTCAAAGCCGTCGACGCGACAGGCTACAGCGAACCCACGCCGATCCAGGCGGAGGCCGTCCCCGCCGTCCTGGCGGGCCACGACCTTCTGGCGGCGGCGCAGACCGGCACGGGCAAAACCGCGGCGTTCACCCTGCCGATGCTCGAAAAGCTCGCCCGTCACAAAGCGGAGGGGAAACGCCACGTCCGCGCCCTGGTCCTGACCCCGACCCGCGAACTGGCGGCACAGGTCCACGCCCAGGTGCGTACCTACGGCAAATTCCTCAAGCTCAAAAGCGCCGAAATCTACGGCGGCGTCAACATCTACCCCCAGACCAAGGTGCTCCGAAGCGGCGTCGATATCCTCGTCGCCACGCCGGGCCGCCTGCTGGACCATATGAACCAAGGCCATCTGGACCTGAGCCGTCTCGAAATACTGGTTCTCGACGAAGCGGACCGGATGCTCGACATGGGATTCATCCACGATATCAAGAAGATCATCGCCGAGACGCCCAAAAACCGACAGACGCTCCTCTTCTCCGCCACCTTCTCCCCTGAAATCAAGCGTCTCAGCCATACCATTTTGCACGAGCCCCGTACCATCAAAGTCGCCGCCGACAATACGGCCGCGGAGCGCATCAAACAGACGGTCCACCCCGTCGATAGGGCGAAAAAGGCGGACCTTCTGAGCTACCTGATCGGCAACAACGGCTGGAACCAGGTGCTGGTTTTCACCCGTACCAAACACGGTGCAGACAAACTTTCCAAACGCCTCAGCGCCGACGGCCTTCCCAGTACCGCCATCCACGGCAACAAGACCCAGGCGGCGCGCATGAAGGCCCTCAAAGCCTTCAAGGACGGTCGTGTGCGCGTCCTCGTCGCCACCGACGTGGCGGCACGGGGCATCGACATCGACAAGCTGGGCCAGGTGGTCAACTTCGACCTTCCCGAAGTGGCGGAAGACTACGTCCACCGCATCGGGCGTACGGGCCGTGCGGGTAATGCCGGCGAAGCCTTTTCCCTCGTCTGCATCGACGAGAAGCACCTGCTTCACCGCATTGAAAAACTGACGGGCGTGGGTATCGAGAAGGTGCTGGTGGAGGGTTTCCACCCCGACCCGACCATCCGCCCCGAACCGGTTAAAAAACGCTCCAACAACCGCCGGCGCGGCGGATTCTCCGGCCAGGGTTACGCCAAGCCCCGCCACGGCAGCGGTTTCAAAAACCGCAATCACGCCTGA
- a CDS encoding fumarylacetoacetate hydrolase family protein yields the protein MKSVLFENAAVTPSKVVCVGRNYVAHIRELGNEMPEKMVLFCKPNSAISDRLRYFTPDTRFEGEICLLMGEGRIAGVGFGFDLTHAHIQNDLKRKGLPWERAKAFDGSAVFSPFVRVPENLSGIGFRLWRNGTLAQEGDYSLMIYKPETIVEEIRTFMTLKKGDIVMTGTPKGVCSYEAGDRFRAELFDADGILLQKEWSVEA from the coding sequence ATGAAAAGTGTCCTGTTCGAAAATGCCGCCGTCACTCCCTCCAAAGTCGTCTGCGTGGGGCGCAATTATGTGGCGCACATCCGGGAGCTTGGCAACGAGATGCCCGAGAAGATGGTCCTCTTCTGCAAGCCCAATTCGGCCATTTCCGATAGGCTGCGCTACTTCACGCCCGATACCCGCTTCGAAGGGGAGATCTGCCTGCTGATGGGAGAGGGGCGCATCGCGGGGGTGGGATTCGGCTTTGACCTGACCCACGCCCATATCCAAAACGATTTGAAACGGAAAGGGCTCCCCTGGGAGCGGGCGAAGGCCTTCGACGGGTCGGCCGTCTTCTCCCCTTTCGTCAGGGTGCCCGAAAACTTAAGCGGCATCGGGTTCCGGCTCTGGCGAAACGGGACCCTGGCCCAGGAGGGCGACTACAGCCTGATGATCTACAAACCCGAAACCATCGTCGAAGAGATCCGAACCTTCATGACGCTGAAAAAGGGAGACATCGTGATGACCGGGACCCCCAAAGGGGTCTGCTCCTACGAGGCGGGCGACAGGTTCAGGGCGGAACTCTTCGACGCAGATGGTATACTGCTGCAAAAAGAGTGGAGCGTCGAAGCATGA
- a CDS encoding hemerythrin family protein, producing MIDPQKLPTVSFEEMNRVHYEEAALINDLLEKLEEEAAVSEITGAMEALLVHMQEHFAFEEGMLKNRGFGMFDIHRSDHNRIMNQTRMAYMNWRNFKDRDALKAFMEEEFIEWLNLHIQAMDSVAADFLSQQQQTDIEGYE from the coding sequence ATGATTGATCCCCAAAAACTGCCCACCGTCTCCTTCGAAGAGATGAACAGGGTCCATTACGAAGAGGCGGCGCTCATCAACGACCTGCTTGAAAAGCTGGAAGAAGAGGCCGCCGTTTCCGAGATCACCGGCGCGATGGAAGCACTTCTGGTACACATGCAGGAGCACTTCGCCTTTGAAGAGGGGATGCTTAAAAACAGAGGGTTCGGCATGTTCGACATCCACCGAAGCGACCACAACCGTATCATGAACCAAACCCGCATGGCCTACATGAACTGGCGCAACTTCAAAGATCGCGACGCCCTGAAAGCCTTCATGGAAGAGGAGTTCATCGAATGGCTCAACCTCCATATCCAGGCGATGGACAGCGTCGCCGCCGATTTTCTAAGCCAACAACAACAGACCGATATCGAAGGTTATGAATAA
- a CDS encoding HigA family addiction module antitoxin: MKEEFLEPLGLTQSRLARELHTSFRAVNELINGKRGITTEMALKLSRYFGTTPELWLNLQNQYDLYRVRRKHEAVLEKIHPHSMA, from the coding sequence TTGAAGGAAGAATTTCTGGAACCGCTCGGTTTGACACAGAGCCGTCTCGCCCGGGAACTGCATACCTCGTTTCGTGCCGTCAACGAACTGATCAACGGAAAACGGGGCATTACGACGGAAATGGCGTTGAAACTCTCCCGCTATTTCGGCACAACACCGGAGTTGTGGCTCAATCTGCAAAATCAGTACGACCTCTACAGGGTGCGCCGGAAGCATGAAGCGGTTCTCGAAAAGATTCATCCCCATTCCATGGCGTAG
- a CDS encoding YaaA family protein: MTILFAPSEGKRPGGSLPPVDASAFCFPELYSFREEAMERYNRFVAGAPAEAVKKLFGVKEEKLVGRYRTDLFAAPTMKAVERYDGVAYDYLDYPSLKPEAKAYVDERLIIFSNLFGPVCAKDRLPDYKLKQGEQIGDFAPEAFYKAHFSDPLDGYLESRGPIVDLRAGFYEKFYKLRLPYLTMKFLKNGRTVSHWAKAYRGIVLRQMAQNGIETEEALLAMDLENLVIEEVKTVKNRKEIVYSIVA, translated from the coding sequence GTGACGATCCTTTTCGCCCCCAGCGAAGGCAAGCGGCCGGGCGGGTCGCTGCCGCCGGTGGATGCTTCGGCCTTCTGTTTTCCCGAGCTTTACTCCTTTCGCGAAGAGGCGATGGAGCGCTACAACCGTTTTGTCGCCGGCGCACCTGCGGAGGCGGTGAAAAAGCTCTTCGGCGTCAAGGAGGAGAAGCTCGTCGGGCGTTACCGCACCGACCTTTTTGCGGCACCGACCATGAAGGCGGTGGAGCGCTACGACGGGGTGGCCTACGACTATCTCGACTATCCGTCGCTAAAACCCGAAGCCAAAGCGTATGTCGATGAACGGTTGATCATCTTCAGTAACCTCTTCGGCCCCGTCTGCGCCAAAGACCGCCTCCCCGACTATAAGCTGAAGCAGGGGGAACAAATCGGCGATTTCGCGCCGGAAGCCTTCTACAAAGCCCATTTCAGCGACCCGCTGGACGGTTACCTCGAATCCCGGGGGCCCATCGTCGACCTGCGGGCCGGCTTTTACGAAAAGTTCTACAAGCTCCGCCTCCCCTACCTGACGATGAAGTTTCTCAAAAACGGCAGAACCGTCAGCCACTGGGCCAAAGCCTACCGGGGCATCGTCCTTCGCCAAATGGCCCAAAACGGCATCGAAACGGAGGAGGCACTGTTGGCCATGGACCTGGAAAACCTCGTCATCGAAGAGGTCAAAACCGTCAAAAACAGAAAAGAGATCGTCTACAGCATCGTCGCATGA